The following coding sequences lie in one Helicobacter sp. MIT 21-1697 genomic window:
- a CDS encoding DUF1104 domain-containing protein, translating to MKSVKVYVLSSVLGMLLCSNLNAADFSSKSDGELIKLSGIVKVEEFVDYELEVAKRLKAKTEKEAKEFKSKLKEQYEKATEKLSVKQYREYKKATREAMKKHIEKMSSKERKESGLMACGDVKDSKCKKASCHCKDKK from the coding sequence ATGAAAAGTGTAAAGGTGTATGTATTGAGCAGTGTTTTAGGTATGTTGCTTTGTAGTAATCTTAATGCGGCAGATTTTAGTTCAAAAAGTGATGGGGAACTTATTAAGCTTTCTGGCATTGTGAAGGTAGAGGAGTTTGTAGATTATGAACTTGAAGTAGCAAAACGACTTAAGGCAAAAACAGAAAAAGAAGCAAAAGAATTCAAAAGCAAACTTAAAGAGCAATATGAAAAGGCTACCGAAAAGTTAAGTGTTAAACAATATAGGGAATACAAAAAAGCTACGCGTGAGGCGATGAAAAAGCATATTGAGAAAATGAGTAGCAAGGAGCGCAAAGAAAGTGGTCTAATGGCGTGCGGAGATGTTAAAGATTCCAAGTGTAAAAAGGCTTCGTGCCATTGTAAAGATAAAAAATAA